The Micromonospora krabiensis genome window below encodes:
- a CDS encoding Na+/H+ antiporter, with amino-acid sequence MLGLELVVLVGLALLLSSVLARRLRVAPPVLLLGCGVLLGFVPALRAVQLPPEIVLLLFLPALLFWESLSTSLREIRSNLRVIVLLSTLLVIATAAAVAAVAHALGLPWGPAWALGAAVAPTDATAVGVLARALPRRTVTVLRAESLVNDGTALVIYGLAVGITVGEETLSAGHVSWLVVVAYGGGALIGVATAWLLLQARRRVHDPLQDNLVSLLAPFTAFLVAETIHASGVLAVVVTGLWLSQAGPRQVRAQTRQQGTAFWGLSTFVLNGALFVLVGLEVQSAVRGLTSVDLTRGLMAVAAVSATVIGVRFAWHFTTPYAIRLVDRRPRQRLRRVAARARVVSAVAGFRGAVSLAAALAVPQTLRSGAPFPDRDTIVFVTTGVIVVTLVVQGLLLPPVVRWARLPVDSTVEQERHLAETVATEEALAVLPRLADELGIGPEVVDRLDREYRKRLRVLRASRGETDDHVALRYEEQYRALRLAVLAHKRAAVVRLRDERRIDDGVLRLVQSRLDIEEVRLSRREEAE; translated from the coding sequence GTGCTCGGTCTGGAACTCGTGGTGCTCGTCGGCCTGGCTCTGCTCCTGTCCAGCGTCCTGGCACGTCGCCTCCGGGTCGCCCCGCCGGTGCTCCTGCTCGGCTGCGGCGTGCTGCTGGGGTTCGTGCCCGCGCTGCGCGCCGTGCAGCTGCCGCCCGAGATCGTGCTGCTGCTCTTCCTGCCCGCGCTGCTGTTCTGGGAGAGCCTCAGCACCTCGCTGCGGGAGATCCGCAGCAACCTGCGGGTCATCGTCCTGCTGAGCACCTTGCTGGTTATCGCGACGGCCGCCGCGGTGGCGGCGGTGGCGCACGCGCTCGGGCTGCCGTGGGGGCCGGCGTGGGCGCTCGGCGCGGCCGTCGCGCCCACCGACGCGACCGCGGTCGGGGTGCTCGCCCGGGCCCTGCCCCGCCGCACGGTCACCGTGCTGCGGGCCGAGAGCCTCGTCAACGACGGCACCGCCCTGGTCATCTACGGCCTGGCCGTGGGCATCACGGTGGGCGAGGAGACGCTCAGCGCCGGCCACGTGTCGTGGCTGGTCGTGGTCGCGTACGGGGGTGGCGCCCTGATCGGGGTGGCAACGGCGTGGCTGCTGCTGCAGGCCCGTCGCCGGGTCCACGACCCGCTCCAGGACAACCTGGTCAGCCTGCTGGCCCCGTTCACCGCGTTCCTGGTCGCCGAGACGATCCACGCGTCCGGGGTGCTCGCCGTCGTGGTGACCGGGCTGTGGTTGAGCCAGGCCGGCCCGCGTCAGGTACGCGCCCAGACCCGGCAGCAGGGGACGGCGTTCTGGGGGTTGTCCACGTTCGTGCTCAACGGGGCCCTCTTCGTCCTGGTCGGGTTGGAGGTCCAGTCGGCTGTCCGCGGTCTGACCAGCGTCGACCTCACGCGTGGGCTGATGGCGGTCGCCGCCGTCTCGGCGACGGTCATCGGGGTGCGCTTCGCCTGGCACTTCACCACCCCGTACGCGATCCGGCTGGTGGACCGCCGTCCCCGGCAGCGACTGCGCCGGGTCGCCGCGCGGGCCCGCGTGGTCAGCGCGGTCGCCGGTTTCCGGGGCGCGGTGTCGCTCGCCGCGGCGCTCGCGGTGCCGCAGACGCTGCGGTCCGGGGCGCCGTTTCCCGACCGGGACACGATCGTGTTCGTCACCACCGGGGTGATCGTGGTGACGCTGGTCGTCCAGGGTCTGCTGCTGCCGCCCGTGGTGCGTTGGGCCCGGCTGCCCGTCGACAGCACCGTGGAGCAGGAGCGGCACCTGGCCGAGACGGTGGCGACCGAGGAGGCGCTCGCCGTGCTGCCCCGGCTCGCCGACGAACTGGGCATCGGGCCGGAGGTCGTCGACCGGCTCGACCGGGAGTACCGCAAACGCCTGCGGGTGCTGCGGGCCAGCCGGGGTGAGACCGACGACCACGTCGCCCTGCGCTACGAGGAGCAGTACCGGGCGTTGCGCCTGGCCGTGCTCGCCCACAAGCGCGCCGCCGTGGTCCGGTTGCGCGACGAGCGCCGCATCGACGACGGCGTGCTGCGGCTGGTGCAGTCCCGGCTGGACATCGAGGAGGTGCGCCTGTCCCGGCGGGAGGAGGCGGAGTGA
- a CDS encoding PQQ-dependent sugar dehydrogenase: MAFSTAGNRWRRAWLAVLAVSVAAGCDSGGDPRPAPGGLATSSAVSAPSGMPDLDAGEEVARGVDVPWGLAFLPGGDALVAERDTGRVLRVALGGGDPVEVYRVPGVAAGGEGGLLGLAVSPGYAQNSLVYAYFTAERDNRIVRFRLDGGQPEVVFDGIAKARTHNGGRIAFGPDGMLYVGTGDAGDTDRSQDPASPNGKILRLTPDGEPAPGNPTAGSPVYSLGHRNVQGLAWDTQGRLFATEFGQNELDEVNRVEPGRNYGWPEVEGDGDTAGGRYTNPLVTWPVRDASPSGIAIAGNTAYVAALRGERLWSLPLDGDTVGDPSARLDGSHGRLRTVQVAPDGALWVTTSNTDGRGDVRDGDDRILRFPAR, from the coding sequence ATGGCGTTCAGCACGGCAGGCAACCGGTGGCGACGGGCGTGGCTGGCGGTGCTCGCGGTGAGCGTCGCCGCGGGCTGCGACAGCGGCGGCGACCCGCGCCCGGCACCGGGTGGCCTCGCCACCAGCAGCGCCGTCAGCGCCCCCTCCGGCATGCCGGACCTGGACGCCGGCGAGGAGGTCGCCCGGGGGGTGGACGTCCCGTGGGGTCTGGCGTTCCTGCCCGGCGGTGACGCCCTGGTCGCCGAGCGGGACACCGGCCGCGTGCTGCGGGTCGCCCTCGGCGGTGGCGACCCGGTGGAGGTCTACCGGGTGCCGGGGGTGGCGGCCGGTGGCGAGGGCGGGCTGCTCGGGCTCGCCGTCTCCCCCGGCTACGCCCAGAACAGCCTGGTCTACGCCTACTTCACGGCCGAGCGGGACAACCGGATCGTGCGCTTTCGGCTCGACGGCGGGCAGCCCGAGGTGGTCTTCGACGGCATCGCCAAGGCGCGCACCCACAACGGCGGCCGGATCGCGTTCGGTCCGGACGGGATGCTCTACGTGGGCACCGGGGACGCCGGTGACACCGACCGGTCGCAGGACCCGGCGAGCCCGAACGGCAAGATCCTGCGGCTCACCCCCGACGGGGAGCCGGCGCCCGGCAACCCGACCGCCGGGTCGCCGGTCTACAGCCTGGGCCACCGCAACGTGCAGGGCCTGGCCTGGGACACGCAGGGACGGCTGTTCGCCACGGAGTTCGGGCAGAACGAACTGGACGAGGTGAACCGCGTCGAGCCGGGCCGCAACTACGGCTGGCCCGAGGTGGAGGGCGACGGCGACACCGCCGGCGGCCGGTACACCAACCCGCTCGTGACGTGGCCGGTACGGGACGCCTCGCCGTCGGGCATCGCCATCGCGGGCAACACCGCGTACGTGGCGGCGCTGCGCGGCGAGCGGCTGTGGAGCCTCCCGCTGGACGGCGACACGGTGGGTGACCCGTCGGCGCGGCTGGACGGCAGCCACGGCCGGCTGCGTACGGTGCAGGTCGCCCCGGACGGCGCCCTCTGGGTCACCACCTCCAACACCGACGGGCGCGGTGACGTCCGCGACGGCGACGACCGCATCCTGCGCTTCCCCGCACGATAG
- a CDS encoding GlxA family transcriptional regulator has product MRERLVLIVAYDGAELLDIACVSSSLDIANRGGARPPYRTVLATPSGHAVTCDSGLRLEAQVALERFTTPPDTLVVSGGLGHLAAAATPTLVGHVRRLAGLARRVSSVCTGATVLAEAGLLAHRRATSHWMYAEQLARAYPEVRVDPDPIFVRDGNVATSGGVTSALDLTLSFIEEDHGTALARGVALGMVAYLQRPGSQAQMSMFLSRTPGDDLVVLRTRDHIVSHLAGDLGAATLARLAGVSERHLSRLFLTHLRETPAQYVRRTRTEAAAHLLVSTTLPLAAVARRCGFGSTESLRQAFLAYHAVPPSRFRAERRAGGAPLGPEASR; this is encoded by the coding sequence ATGCGGGAGCGGCTGGTCCTGATCGTCGCGTACGACGGCGCGGAGCTGCTCGACATCGCCTGCGTCAGCTCCAGCCTGGACATCGCCAACCGGGGTGGCGCGCGCCCTCCCTACCGGACGGTGCTGGCCACGCCGAGCGGCCACGCCGTCACCTGCGACTCCGGTCTGCGGCTGGAGGCCCAGGTGGCGCTGGAGCGGTTCACCACCCCGCCCGACACGCTGGTGGTCTCCGGCGGGCTCGGGCACCTGGCGGCCGCGGCGACCCCGACCCTGGTCGGTCACGTGCGACGCCTGGCGGGGCTGGCGCGCCGGGTCTCGTCGGTGTGCACCGGCGCGACGGTGCTCGCCGAAGCCGGCCTGCTCGCGCACCGCCGGGCCACCAGCCACTGGATGTACGCCGAGCAGCTCGCCCGCGCCTACCCGGAGGTGCGCGTCGACCCGGACCCGATCTTCGTGCGGGACGGCAACGTCGCGACCTCCGGCGGGGTCACCAGCGCCCTCGACCTGACCCTCTCCTTCATCGAGGAGGACCACGGCACGGCGCTCGCCCGTGGCGTCGCGTTGGGCATGGTCGCCTACCTGCAACGGCCGGGCAGCCAGGCCCAGATGAGCATGTTCCTGTCCCGGACGCCGGGCGACGACCTCGTCGTGCTCCGCACCCGGGACCACATCGTCAGCCACCTCGCCGGGGATCTGGGGGCCGCCACCCTGGCCCGGCTCGCGGGAGTCAGCGAGCGGCACCTCTCCCGGCTGTTCCTCACCCACCTGCGGGAGACACCCGCGCAGTACGTGCGCCGGACGCGGACCGAGGCCGCCGCGCACCTGCTCGTGTCGACCACCCTCCCCCTCGCCGCCGTGGCGCGCCGCTGCGGCTTCGGCTCCACTGAGTCGCTGCGCCAGGCGTTCCTCGCCTACCACGCCGTGCCGCCGTCGCGCTTCCGCGCCGAGCGCCGGGCCGGCGGCGCGCCGCTCGGACCGGAGGCGTCGCGCTGA
- a CDS encoding DUF305 domain-containing protein: protein MFSSRRRVLIAVLGATVALGAATVAVVQLTGDSPDEAPPPVRVVQPGAPGQPGRTLSPADRSQLPAPPAHTDADTRFMQHMIGHHTQALEMTALVADRAQSADVSLLARRIETSQGEEITQMQRWLTERGEEVPGPHTHHAGQDAEMPGMLTPEQFRQLERARDGEFDRLFLNLMIRHHEGALTMVRQLYATGGGLEPAADKFAREVEADQSIEVRSMRELQTRLAG, encoded by the coding sequence GTGTTCTCGTCGCGTCGCCGGGTCCTCATCGCCGTGCTGGGCGCCACCGTCGCCCTCGGCGCGGCGACGGTCGCCGTCGTCCAGCTCACCGGCGACAGCCCCGACGAGGCGCCGCCGCCGGTCCGCGTCGTCCAGCCCGGCGCGCCCGGGCAGCCCGGCCGCACCCTCTCCCCGGCCGACCGGTCCCAGTTGCCGGCGCCGCCCGCCCACACCGACGCCGACACCCGGTTCATGCAGCACATGATCGGCCACCACACACAGGCGCTGGAGATGACCGCCCTGGTCGCCGACCGCGCGCAGAGCGCCGACGTGTCGCTGCTCGCCCGTCGGATCGAGACCTCGCAGGGCGAGGAGATCACGCAGATGCAGCGGTGGCTCACCGAGCGGGGCGAGGAGGTCCCCGGCCCGCACACGCACCACGCCGGGCAGGACGCCGAGATGCCGGGCATGCTCACCCCCGAGCAGTTCCGCCAGTTGGAGCGGGCGCGCGACGGCGAGTTCGACCGGCTCTTCCTCAACCTCATGATTCGGCACCACGAGGGCGCGTTGACCATGGTCCGGCAGCTCTACGCGACCGGCGGCGGGCTGGAACCGGCGGCCGACAAGTTCGCCCGCGAGGTCGAGGCGGACCAGAGCATCGAGGTCAGGAGCATGCGGGAGCTACAGACCCGCCTCGCCGGCTGA